The DNA segment ATTGCAGGGTAAATTTTTTACCGCAGGAGCCGAGACATCCAAATTCATAGTCAACACCGTTTTCGGTCTTGGCGGACTTGGAAATCTTGTCGGTGACGAAAGTACCACCATGCCTCTTTATACTGGCATGGAAGATATGGGACAGACATTCGGAGTATGGGGAATACCTAACGGTCCATATTTTGTTGTTCCGTTTCTCGGCCCATCCACCGTGCGTGACTTCAGCGGATACGCAATCGACACCTTTCTGCTCAACCCTCTCTGGTGGTTTGATGTACCGTGGTACTATTCACTTTCTGCCGGTGCCTACAACCAGATCAACAGACTGTCATTCCACATAGGTGAATACGAATCACTTAAGGAAGGAGCAATTGATCCATATCTCGCAATGAGAAATGCCTACCTCAGTTACAGAGCTAAGCAGGTTCAGGACTCCAAGCAGTATGGCAGAACCGTTGGTAACGCGACTAAAACAAAGTAAAATGAAAATCGCTGTTGTTTCGGACACACACCTCCACCATGCAGAACCATGGTTGGACAAACTGTTCGATAAATACTTTGCAAGTGCGGATTACCTGCTGCATTGCGGTGATTTCACATCTTTTTCTGTCTGGCAGACATTCTGCCAGCACCCCGGATTTCATGCTGTTTTAGGCAATTGTGACGACTGGCAGCTCAGCAACCAGTTAAAGCCTGTCGAAACCCTTAAAATCAAGGGGATTAAAATAGGCATGGTTCACGGTTGGGGCAACCGCTCTGGAGTAGCGCAGCGAGCTGCTGAGCACTTCGGTGTTGATTTTGATCTAGTCTGCTACGGTCACACCCACATCAGGAACTGGGACATAGTCTCTGGTGTTCAGGTTGTTAACCCGGGTAGTTTATACAATCCCCGTGACAACAATCCTCCCGGTTTTGCATCGCTTACCATATCAGCCGAAGGCGACATTGACTGCCAGTTTATAGACATCATCCCGTAGTGGCTTTACAAAGCCTTTTCCTACCAGTTTAACTAGACCATCACTTTTCATAATATACAAAAAAAGCCCGAACTTTTTAAGATCGGGCTTAACTTATTGATAAATTATCGAGAAGTTATTCTTAGGATAATTCTCCTGTAATTTTATACTCTTCATTGTTGGCTTCGATAAGCCCCTTATCAACTAAATCGGTAAGCATCGCCGGAATCTTTTGAGCTTCTCCATCAGCTAAAACTTTTTGAGCCTCTTCAATCAAATAACCGAGAGGCAGATACTCAGATTTTCCTCTCCTGAAAAGGGCAGCTAAAAATTTTGGGGTCAGCAGCTTTGTCCTTGCCATACCGATTCTCCTTCTAAGAATATCAATTAGAACATAAAATTTTTGATACCAGTAAATATCATCTGTGCAGCCATTGATGCCACAAATAAGCCTGTTAATCTACTGAGAACATTGAGCCCTCTTCTTCCGAGGACTCTTTTTATGCCCGATGAAATCACAAGCAGAAAGCCCAAAGTAAGAGTTGCAGCGACTAACGCACTGCATGACAGCAACAACTCCTGAGTACTTTGAACGCCGACACCCATGACCAGCAGCACACCGATGGTACCGGGGCCGATGGCGACCGGAATAGCCAGAGGAACAACTGCGATATCATCGTCGTCGTTTCCGGCATCAACAGGCTTGCCTCCGCCTCCGGCCATTTTAAGAGATGAAAGGAAAAGCACGGTACCGGCGCCTATTCTGAACGCATCGATGGTTATTCCGAAGAGCTGAAAAATATATTTACCGAAGAGGTAAAGAGCCAGACCACTGACTGAAATCGCCAGAGTGGCCTTCAGAGCTGTTTTTAACCGTTTTC comes from the Maridesulfovibrio bastinii DSM 16055 genome and includes:
- a CDS encoding MlaA family lipoprotein; its protein translation is MSRLQNLSTSLLALLLMAFIMLSFPSRVRSEDEGTQDSYMVAQTGAAYLSANKQNAETDPFDEDLWGDSEHLKEAHADDPWESYNRAMFKFNDALYFNVLKPVTEGYKFVIPRRPRTWVNNFFNNLLYPVRFTGCVLQGKFFTAGAETSKFIVNTVFGLGGLGNLVGDESTTMPLYTGMEDMGQTFGVWGIPNGPYFVVPFLGPSTVRDFSGYAIDTFLLNPLWWFDVPWYYSLSAGAYNQINRLSFHIGEYESLKEGAIDPYLAMRNAYLSYRAKQVQDSKQYGRTVGNATKTK
- a CDS encoding metallophosphoesterase family protein, translated to MKIAVVSDTHLHHAEPWLDKLFDKYFASADYLLHCGDFTSFSVWQTFCQHPGFHAVLGNCDDWQLSNQLKPVETLKIKGIKIGMVHGWGNRSGVAQRAAEHFGVDFDLVCYGHTHIRNWDIVSGVQVVNPGSLYNPRDNNPPGFASLTISAEGDIDCQFIDIIP
- a CDS encoding MarC family protein is translated as MESFIHIYLKLFFIMTPFFLVSTFLSLTQDYESGKRLKTALKATLAISVSGLALYLFGKYIFQLFGITIDAFRIGAGTVLFLSSLKMAGGGGKPVDAGNDDDDIAVVPLAIPVAIGPGTIGVLLVMGVGVQSTQELLLSCSALVAATLTLGFLLVISSGIKRVLGRRGLNVLSRLTGLFVASMAAQMIFTGIKNFMF